Proteins encoded by one window of Opitutia bacterium:
- the rpsU gene encoding 30S ribosomal protein S21: MSIEIKMRKNEPIDRALRRMKKKLDRENIIKDVRAKRYYEKPCEKRRRKDKVAAFTAMLRARYAN; the protein is encoded by the coding sequence ATGTCCATCGAGATCAAAATGCGCAAAAACGAGCCGATCGACCGTGCGCTGCGCCGCATGAAGAAGAAGCTCGACCGCGAGAACATCATCAAAGACGTGCGCGCGAAGCGTTACTACGAAAAGCCGTGCGAGAAGCGCCGCCGCAAGGATAAGGTCGCGGCCTTCACCGCGATGCTCCGCGCCCGCTACGCCAACTGA